The proteins below come from a single Stomoxys calcitrans chromosome 1, idStoCalc2.1, whole genome shotgun sequence genomic window:
- the LOC131994047 gene encoding uncharacterized protein LOC131994047 — protein MVLTRQGSRQQSEMENDVPVSTSGADTRPMAENTAVTASTAIHSSAALTTTTTSSIAPHVSSDVSFNSDVLNNTVISPAFASQTAQGIRRDFRRENMEFQMEPGYGDGIHEMIASVGVAQAQLMRSVEEIMQLGSALNQRMDSVRHSIPPIAALQPPPSMPRPDVHVRAEHQGMPPPPRFDQARESGQWPGFRNPPPLTGPGTANRPAPNNNAYIHERFNRDVTQPPEAFYWQSSQNTPYSYIPSPGPRMDLQKWGIKFDGSGKTMDAEDFVFRVESMRQDYVYPFEALVKNFPQLLDGTALDWYWQQRRIAPFQSWDDLKNAFLCQFRRFESEFQIQKRIMDRRQQPQESFEDFFNAVVKLRNQQRFPYSERDLVEIMKGNLKSALAALIFPIKLRGLNHFRQEVKRAESMLANQRQAYQQRSFQAPRVHELYYEEANMETVHEAVNLEVDALKDTTKYTCWNCRKSGHSYIECPVPMGRVFCFRCGKEGVVTPKCPKCQGNLTRSAPRTAEARSTQTEIPQQ, from the coding sequence ATGGTATTGACCAGGCAAGGAAGTAGGCAACAGTCGGAGATGGAGAACGACGTTCCAGTTTCCACATCGGGAGCAGACACTCGTCCGATGGCAGAAAACACCGCTGTGACCGCTTCGACCGCAATCCATAGCAGCGCCGCTCTAACCACCACGACAACATCGTCTATAGCACCACATGTATCAAGTGACGTGTCATTTAATTCTGATGTCCTAAACAATACAGTGATTTCACCCGCCTTCGCTAGCCAGACAGCGCAAGGCATACGCAGAGACTTCCGAAGAGAGAACATGGAGTTCCAGATGGAACCAGGATATGGTGATGGCATACACGAAATGATCGCATCCGTTGGCGTAGCTCAAGCGCAGTTGATGAGGAGCGTGGAGGAAATAATGCAATTGGGGAGTGCATTAAACCAGCGAATGGATAGTGTAAGGCACAGTATTCCGCCCATAGCGGCACTTCAGCCTCCTCCGAGTATGCCTAGACCAGATGTTCACGTCAGAGCAGAGCACCAAGGTATGCCGCCACCACCAAGATTTGACCAAGCTAGGGAGTCCGGCCAGTGGCCAGGTTTCCGCAATCCACCACCTTTGACGGGGCCAGGAACAGCAAATAGGCCAGCACCCAACAACAATGCTTATATACATGAGCGCTTCAATCGCGATGTAACGCAACCACCGGAAGCTTTTTACTGGCAGTCTTCACAAAATACGCCTTATTCATATATACCATCCCCAGGTCCAAGAATGGATTTGCAGAAATGGGGAATAAAGTTTGACGGCAGCGGCAAAACGATGGATGCCGAAGACTTCGTGTTCCGAGTAGAATCAATGAGGCAGGATTATGTATATCCTTTCGAAGCGTTGGTTAAGAATTTTCCACAACTGCTAGATGGAACCGCTTTAGATTGGTACTGGCAGCAgcgaagaattgcgcctttccAAAGCTGGGATGATCTGAAAAATGCCTTTTTGTGCCAATTTAGACGATTCGAGAGCGAATTTCAGATTCAAAAAAGAATTATGGACCGCCGTCAACAACCACAAGAATCTTTTGAAGATTTCTTCAATGCTGTTGTGAAACTTAGGAATCAGCAGAGATTTCCGTATTCTGAACGTGACCTAGTGGAGATAATGAAAGGCAATTTGAAATCTGCCTTGGCAGCTCTGATTTTTCCCATAAAACTCCGTGGCTTGAACCACTTCAGACAGGAAGTAAAGCGTGCAGAAAGCATGTTAGCTAACCAGCGGCAAGCCTACCAACAAAGGTCTTTTCAAGCTCCAAGAGTGCATGAGCTCTACTACGAAGAAGCAAATATGGAGACGGTGCATGAAGCGGTGAACCTAGAGGTGGACGCCTTGAAAGACACTACCAAATACACCTGCTGGAATTGTCGgaagtcgggtcacagctacatAGAGTGTCCTGTACCCATGGGTCGAGTTTTCTGCTTTCGATGTGGTAAAGAGGGAGTTGTTACGCCAAAGTGTCCTAAGTGTCAGGGAAACTTGACACGGAGCGCGCCTCGTACTGCGGAAGCGCGTTCCACACAGACAGAGATCCCGCAGCAGTAA
- the LOC131994190 gene encoding uncharacterized protein LOC131994190: protein MFSFGWQDNQDASTHIAKLRGLWDELNAGLRSKGENILPDMLLVCKILHILPPSYEMFRSSWMMMTRDIDKSIDELILQICLYERNFRKDFEDSGSNQEALMVKAKKNLKQKNVKHSSKKEDVCHYCKKKGHWLKECRKWIEDGKPSKKSLASSPSTNINVALNIESDTDCTFNSSEIWWIDNGATKHVTNSYEMFSDFNNFNEPQIIKAAGKESIKAYGKGTIEIISFVKGMKLKMKLEDVCEGVLVVSE from the exons ATGTTTTCTTTTGGATGGCAAGATAATCAAGATGCTTCGACACATATTGCGAAACTAAGAGGTTTATGGGATGAATTAAATGCTGGATTGAGATCTAAAGGAGAAAATATATTGCCAGATATGCTCTTGGTATGCAAAATCCTTCATATTCTTCCACCGTCTTATGAAATGTTCCGCTCTAGCTGGATGATGATGACAAGAGATATAGACAAATCCATAGATGAGctaattttacaaatttgtctCTATGAAAGAAATTTTAGGAAAGATTTCGAAGATTCAGGTAGCAATCAAGAAGCTTTAATGgtaaaagcaaagaaaaatttaaagcaaaaaaatgttaaacattcCTCAAAGAAGGAAGACGTTTGTCATTACTGCAAAAAGAAGGGGCATTGGCTAAAAGAATGCAGaaaatggattgaagatggtaAACCATCAAAGAAGTCGTTAGCGTCGTCGCCGTCTACAAATATTAATGTTGCATTaaatattgaaagtgatacagaTTGCACATTTAATTCCAGTGAAATTTGGTGGATTGACAATGGAGCTACGAAACACGTAACAAATTCATATGAGATGTTTTCAGACTTCAACAATTTCAATGAGCCCCAAATTATAAAAGCAGCTGGAAAGGAATCAATAAAGGCTTATGGTAAAGGAACTATCGAAATAATTTCATTTGTCAAAGGcatgaaattaaaaatgaaactcGAGGATGTTTG TGAAGGAGTGTTGGTTGTCAGTGAATAA